The following coding sequences lie in one Brienomyrus brachyistius isolate T26 unplaced genomic scaffold, BBRACH_0.4 scaffold27, whole genome shotgun sequence genomic window:
- the LOC125721058 gene encoding insulinoma-associated protein 1a-like, translated as MPKGFLVKRNKKTTPVSYRIRSDEESQDARQVSQSPTDAHPSVSLAPSSGRFVSASLINGANTPVSRQDAKPIQFGNPEVVYQTLYSPTRPVSKEHEKTYCEGRFRLGSPVSAESFPTPAVVSTLDHLLFAPMDLKIGSSNSNRNDTTNITTGNPIKRLSSDTERKSKPVSKKPKAIRKLHFEDEVTTSPVLGLRIKEGPIDQKPRTQSNVGNQPLGEFICQLCREAYADPFSLAQHKCSRIVRVEYRCPECDKVFSCPANLASHRRWHKPKPVNATKSEMSRVASDDKAGPEEVKDMAAEIGSHRDTPSPGLSESGSEDGLYDCHHCRKKFKRQAYLKKHLMGHQLNKINEDNAVQVAEDGEKPKEGASSEDSQSQAPLNLSSQECYPCPVCGETLTSRIGQEKHLRLLHPSQIFPCKYCPSTFYSSPGLTRHINKCHPSENRQVIILQMPVRPAC; from the coding sequence ATGCCAAAAGGTTTTCTggtaaaaagaaataagaaaacgACGCCGGTGTCTTACAGGATCCGGTCTGATGAAGAGAGTCAAGACGCAAGACAAGTCTCACAGTCTCCGACAGATGCACATCCATCTGTATCCCTCGCACCCAGTTCCGGACGGTTTGTATCAGCATCGCTAATTAATGGAGCAAATACGCCAGTCTCAAGGCAGGATGCAAAACCTATTCAGTTTGGCAACCCAGAGGTTGTATACCAAACGCTTTACAGCCCTACCCGACCCGTCAGTAAGGAACATGAGAAAACATACTGTGAGGGACGCTTCAGACTTGGCTCTCCAGTCTCCGCTGAATCCTTTCCGACACCCGCAGTAGTCAGCACGTTAGATCACCTTCTGTTCGCTCCAATGGACTTGAAAATCGGCAGCAGTAACAGCAACCGCAACGACACCACTAACATCACCACCGGAAACCCCATCAAAAGATTGTCATCTGACACTGAACGCAAGAGCAAGCCTGTATCCAAGAAACCCAAAGCGATCAGGAAGCTGCACTTTGAAGATGAGGTCACCACTTCACCAGTACTTGGACTGAGAATCAAAGAAGGACCGATCGACCAAAAACCTAGGACGCAGTCAAACGTTGGAAACCAGCCTTTAGGAGAATTTATCTGTCAGCTCTGCAGGGAAGCATATGCCGATCCATTCTCCTTAGCCCAGCACAAGTGCTCCAGGATAGTCAGGGTGGAGTATAGATGCCCCGAGTGTGACAAGGTGTTCAGCTGTCCCGCAAACCTGGCTTCCCACAGACGCTGGCACAAACCGAAACCCGTAAACGCAACCAAATCCGAGATGTCTAGGGTCGCCTCTGATGACAAAGCCGGCCCAGAAGAAGTCAAGGACATGGCAGCTGAGATAGGAAGTCACAGGGACACGCCCAGTCCCGGTTTGTCGGAATCGGGGTCAGAAGATGGTCTGTATGATTGTCACCACTGCCGGAAAAAGTTTAAGCGTCAAGCGTATCTGAAGAAGCACCTTATGGGTCACCAGCTGAATAAAATTAACGAGGACAACGCTGTGCAAGTTGCGGAGGATGGGGAGAAGCCGAAAGAGGGTGCATCTTCGGAGGATAGCCAAAGCCAAGCACCACTGAACCTGAGTTCTCAGGAGTGCTACCCGTGCCCAGTGTGTGGAGAGACTTTGACCAGCAGGATCGGTCAGGAAAAACACCTCCGTCTGCTGCATCCGTCCCAGATTTTCCCTTGCAAATATTGCCCGTCTACTTTCTATAGCTCACCGGGGCTTACGCGGCACATCAACAAATGCCACCCTTCGGAAAACAGGCAAGTGATCATTCTTCAAATGCCCGTGCGCCCTGCTTGCTAG